A genomic window from Halorubrum trapanicum includes:
- a CDS encoding type II toxin-antitoxin system RelE/ParE family toxin gives MTEVEYTEQALSHLESLDSQAADRILNKVDEATEWTEHRLEPLSGYPYYKLRAGDYRAIVAWDQGADVIRVEAVGHRRNVYDRHLPP, from the coding sequence ATGACTGAGGTCGAGTACACCGAACAGGCGCTCTCTCACCTCGAATCACTCGATTCGCAGGCCGCCGATCGGATCCTGAACAAGGTCGACGAGGCGACGGAGTGGACCGAACACCGATTGGAACCGCTCTCCGGCTACCCGTACTACAAGCTGCGGGCCGGCGACTACCGCGCCATCGTTGCGTGGGATCAGGGCGCCGACGTCATCCGCGTCGAGGCCGTCGGTCACCGCCGGAACGTGTACGATCGACACCTCCCTCCCTGA
- a CDS encoding ribbon-helix-helix domain-containing protein encodes MSTDTDAGDDRMEKINVRVPKSLLDRIDEEWERRGYASKSEAIRDALRDWVDPSVTLSEETLSDLAESREQAERDETVSADEARERLGLDD; translated from the coding sequence ATGAGCACCGACACAGACGCGGGCGACGACCGGATGGAGAAGATCAACGTCCGGGTTCCGAAGTCCCTGCTGGACCGGATCGACGAGGAGTGGGAACGGCGGGGGTACGCGAGCAAGTCCGAGGCGATCCGCGACGCGCTGCGCGACTGGGTGGACCCGTCGGTGACGCTCTCCGAGGAGACGCTGTCGGATCTGGCGGAGAGCCGCGAGCAGGCGGAACGCGACGAGACGGTGTCGGCCGACGAGGCCCGAGAGCGACTGGGTCTGGATGACTGA